Proteins from one Streptomyces sp. NBC_00289 genomic window:
- a CDS encoding winged helix-turn-helix domain-containing protein, giving the protein MRYAQGGGLTDERRAFREKLRMEAAERFRQGDENPVIAHDLRVSVRSVQRWRRAWSQNGPRALASRGPASLPLLNDELFAVLERELAKGPVAHGWPDQTWTLSRIRTLIGRRFHKSYTVQGVAALLKRHGWSCQVPARRAIERDENVVAGWVKETWPQVEGPWRRSTPGSSSRTKPDSR; this is encoded by the coding sequence ATGAGGTATGCGCAAGGGGGCGGACTGACCGACGAACGGCGGGCCTTCCGCGAGAAGTTGAGGATGGAGGCGGCCGAGCGGTTCAGGCAGGGCGACGAGAACCCGGTCATCGCTCACGACCTGCGGGTCAGCGTCCGGTCGGTACAGCGGTGGCGCAGAGCCTGGTCGCAGAACGGGCCCCGGGCCCTGGCCTCCAGGGGCCCGGCATCGCTGCCGCTTCTCAATGACGAACTGTTCGCCGTGCTGGAGCGTGAGCTGGCCAAGGGGCCGGTGGCACACGGGTGGCCGGACCAGACCTGGACCCTGTCGCGGATCAGGACGCTGATCGGGCGCCGCTTCCACAAGAGCTACACCGTGCAAGGGGTCGCCGCCCTGCTCAAGCGGCACGGTTGGAGCTGCCAGGTTCCCGCCCGGCGGGCGATCGAGCGGGACGAGAACGTGGTGGCCGGCTGGGTGAAGGAGACCTGGCCCCAGGTGGAAGGACCGTGGCGGCGCTCGACGCCTGGCTCGTCTTCGAGGACGAAGCCGGATTCTCGATGA
- a CDS encoding ISAs1 family transposase: MFVSPSSLVAVPVPCAPCLEALGEGAAKEQVRCLVAEFESVTDPRGACGVRYRLSSLLALVVCAMTPSGHDSITAAAEWCRRAAPEELAAFGLPYHPLLGRYRVPSEKTLRSVLGRLDPGEIGAAGYDYLRPLLSAQPRRPEPVMPDGGTEREQRRAHRAAARAEPVRLRRRAIAVDGKCLRGARRPDGSRVFVLSAVRHGDGVTLASREIGAKTNEIPEFAPLLDQIDDADLTGVVVTADALHAQRDHAIYLRERGAHYLLTIKNNQRGQARQLHALPWKEIPVIHRDDARGHGRHEQRLVQVVTIDGLLFPRAAQVLRIQRRRRLYGAKKWSSETVYAITDLPAEEANAAEIASWARGHWTVENTVHWCRDVTFNEDKSQVRTRNAPAVLATLRDLIRSALKLAGYVNTAAGRRAHTERPRVLALYGIT, encoded by the coding sequence GTGTTCGTTTCTCCATCATCCCTTGTCGCTGTCCCCGTGCCTTGTGCGCCCTGCCTGGAAGCCCTCGGCGAGGGTGCCGCCAAGGAGCAAGTGCGCTGCCTGGTCGCCGAGTTCGAGTCGGTCACCGATCCGAGAGGGGCTTGCGGAGTGCGGTACCGGCTCTCCTCGCTGCTGGCCCTGGTGGTCTGCGCGATGACCCCGTCCGGCCACGACTCGATCACCGCGGCGGCGGAGTGGTGCCGACGTGCGGCGCCGGAGGAACTGGCCGCCTTCGGCCTGCCCTACCACCCACTCCTTGGCCGCTACCGGGTGCCGAGCGAGAAAACCCTGCGCAGCGTCCTGGGGCGACTCGATCCCGGTGAGATCGGCGCGGCCGGTTACGACTACCTTCGGCCTCTGCTGTCCGCACAGCCCCGCCGGCCGGAGCCGGTGATGCCCGACGGTGGCACCGAACGTGAACAGCGCCGGGCTCACCGGGCGGCCGCCCGCGCCGAGCCGGTACGGCTCCGGCGGCGGGCGATCGCGGTGGACGGCAAGTGCCTGCGCGGCGCGAGGCGCCCGGACGGCAGCCGCGTCTTCGTCCTGTCCGCCGTCCGTCACGGCGACGGTGTCACTCTCGCCTCCCGCGAGATCGGCGCGAAGACCAACGAAATCCCCGAGTTCGCACCTCTCCTCGACCAGATCGACGACGCGGATCTCACGGGGGTGGTCGTTACCGCCGATGCCCTCCACGCCCAACGCGACCACGCCATCTACCTGCGCGAACGCGGCGCTCACTACCTGCTGACCATCAAGAACAACCAGCGCGGCCAGGCCCGCCAACTCCACGCCCTGCCCTGGAAGGAGATCCCTGTGATCCACCGCGACGACGCCCGGGGCCACGGCCGCCACGAACAACGACTCGTGCAGGTCGTCACCATCGACGGCCTACTCTTCCCCCGCGCGGCCCAGGTCCTGCGGATCCAGCGCCGACGCCGTCTCTACGGGGCGAAAAAATGGTCCAGCGAGACCGTCTACGCCATCACCGACCTGCCCGCCGAGGAAGCGAACGCAGCCGAGATCGCGTCCTGGGCTCGCGGGCACTGGACCGTGGAAAATACCGTCCACTGGTGTCGAGATGTCACTTTCAACGAGGACAAGTCCCAGGTCAGAACCCGCAACGCGCCCGCCGTACTCGCTACCCTCCGCGACCTGATCCGCAGCGCGCTCAAGCTCGCCGGCTACGTCAACACCGCCGCCGGACGACGAGCCCACACCGAGCGCCCCCGCGTCCTCGCCCTCTACGGCATCACATAA